The following proteins are encoded in a genomic region of Arachis stenosperma cultivar V10309 chromosome 4, arast.V10309.gnm1.PFL2, whole genome shotgun sequence:
- the LOC130973756 gene encoding uncharacterized protein LOC130973756: MSHYVFPSTHESSFTADMAVLLWCILTDQPLSLPSHIRNAMGHVQIAGNLPFPALVSDLVSAAGVSYRAGDTKAILPRDDQYVPNGRYLRPPLATISQSTDDAADIPPSTSQLLHQILKRLDQQDQKAKLRERRNHRRFKYLKELLTGNHILDEDPGTTDSTSFTNTGSHDGPDCGDTATSPPLFLTEGTEDGAKP; encoded by the coding sequence atgtcccattacgtcttcccgagcactcatgagtcctccttcaccgcagacatggccgttctactatggtgcatcctcacagaccagcctctcAGTCTACCAAGTCACATCAGGAATGCTATGGGACACGTGCAAATTGCGGGCAACCTTCCTTTCCCCGCCTTGGTCTCTGATCttgtctcagcagccggagtatcctacagagctggggacaccaaagccatacttccacgggatgatcagtatgtccctaacgggagatatctcaggccaccACTTGCCACTATCAGCCAGTCCACAGACGATGCTGCAGACATTCCACCATCTACTAGTCAGCTGCTGCATCAAATACTGAAGAGGTTGGACCAACAAGACCAGAAAGCAAAGCTCCGAGAGCGCCGTAACCACCGCCGAttcaaatacctcaaggagctactcacaGGCAACCACATACTTGACGAGGACCCAGGCACTACGGACTCCACTTCTTTCACCAacacagggagccatgacggtcctgactgtggagatactgccaccagcccacccttgttcctgacagaaggcaccgaggatggtgcaaagccttaa